From the genome of Fundidesulfovibrio putealis DSM 16056, one region includes:
- a CDS encoding integrase — MATLRKRGPFQWEARIRKRGYPTTCKTFDTKAEAEAWAKDVETNMNRSLFVSAKEAEQYTLSECLDRYIEEYVPRLKNPKREIDRARFIQRRPLAHRIMATIRAKDIADFRREREAEGVSGNTIRLDFAVLSKLFNYARSDWGMESLQNPVSLAAKPRPGKGRDRRLEEGEEERLQEAASPRFRPVIQFALETAMRRKEIAVLEWKYVSLGGRHVVLPETKNNEPRTVPLGPTALAILREQPRSIDQRSVFGLTEQQITTAMRIACRKAKLEDLRFHDLRHEATSRFFEHTDLDVMEIKAITGHKTLQMLARYTHLRTARLADRLAGMKRG, encoded by the coding sequence ATGGCGACACTGCGCAAACGCGGCCCCTTCCAGTGGGAGGCCAGAATCCGCAAAAGAGGCTACCCCACCACCTGCAAGACCTTCGACACCAAGGCTGAGGCGGAAGCCTGGGCCAAGGACGTCGAGACCAACATGAACAGAAGCCTCTTTGTATCCGCCAAGGAGGCCGAGCAATACACGCTGAGCGAGTGCCTCGATCGCTACATCGAAGAGTACGTCCCGCGCCTGAAAAATCCCAAGCGGGAGATTGACCGCGCCCGATTCATCCAAAGGAGGCCCCTCGCCCACCGGATCATGGCCACCATCCGGGCCAAAGACATTGCCGACTTCCGGCGGGAGCGGGAAGCTGAGGGCGTAAGCGGCAACACCATCCGTCTGGATTTCGCCGTGCTCTCCAAGCTCTTCAACTATGCCCGCTCGGACTGGGGCATGGAAAGCCTGCAAAACCCTGTGTCATTGGCCGCCAAGCCCAGGCCCGGCAAGGGCCGCGATCGACGCCTTGAGGAGGGCGAAGAGGAGCGCTTGCAGGAGGCCGCGTCGCCGCGATTCAGGCCGGTCATCCAATTCGCGCTGGAAACAGCCATGCGTCGGAAGGAGATCGCGGTGCTTGAATGGAAATACGTCAGCCTGGGAGGCCGCCATGTGGTCTTGCCGGAAACGAAGAACAACGAACCCCGCACGGTCCCGCTCGGCCCCACCGCGCTGGCCATCCTTCGCGAGCAACCGCGAAGCATCGATCAGAGGTCGGTGTTCGGCCTCACCGAGCAACAGATCACGACGGCCATGAGGATTGCTTGCAGAAAGGCCAAGCTCGAAGACCTCCGTTTCCATGACCTGCGTCACGAGGCCACCAGCCGTTTCTTCGAGCACACTGACCTGGACGTCATGGAGATCAAGGCCATCACCGGACACAAGACGCTTCAGATGCTGGCGCGGTACACGCACCTAAGGACGGCGCGGTTGGCTGACAGGTTGGCTGGGATGAAGAGAGGATAA